From a region of the Helianthus annuus cultivar XRQ/B chromosome 5, HanXRQr2.0-SUNRISE, whole genome shotgun sequence genome:
- the LOC110943441 gene encoding uncharacterized protein LOC110943441 codes for MGYAERRARMKRKMNEEPNFKQIFLETHLTKECKQKLWDGEIDIYNLKELKFCTKRAEKVYGDYLSAMENVYRPNFSEYPDDPAVWARVIGEGRTRRVYGIGSSDLNYLVTGTSSFAGSAPSQAEYQRSQEEAQVMRTRMVDFEARVEARVEEERNLIVSRLEEERNILATRLDDERKAREELQKQLQEFMKNWRPPSN; via the exons ATGGGATATGCTGAGCGTCGTGCCCGAATG AAAAGGAAAATGAACGAGGAACCcaattttaaacaaatatttctGGAAACCCACCTCACTAAAGAATGCAAACAAAAATTATGGGACGGGGAGATTGACATATATAACTTGAAGGAATTGAAGTTTTGTACGAAACGAGCCGAAAAAGTATAT GGGGATTATTTGAGTGCGATGGAAAATGTTTACAGGCCGAACTTCAGTGAGTATCCAGATGACCCTGCGGTGTGGGCACGTGTGATTGGAGAAGGTCGCACGCGTCGTGTATACGGGATAGGATCTTCGGATCTAAATTACTTGGTGACCGGGACATCTTCTTTTGCTGGGTCTGCACCATCGCAAGCAGAGTACCAACGGTCTCAAGAAGAG GCTCAAGTTATGCGAACCCGAATGGTTGATTTTGAAGCTAGGGTTGAAGCTAGGGTTGAAGAAGAAAGGAATCTAATTGTATCTCGTCTTGAAGAAgaaaggaatatacttgcaactCGTCTTGATGACGAAAGGAAAGCAAGGGAAGAACTTCaaaaacaacttcaagagtttATGAAGAACTGGCGTCCTCCCTCTAATTAG
- the LOC110941008 gene encoding protein ASYMMETRIC LEAVES 2: protein MASSSNSPCAACKFLRRKCQPECVFAPYFPPDQPQKFANVHKVFGASNVTKLLNELHPHQREDAVNSLAYEADMRLRDPVYGCVGVISLLQHQLRQLQMDLTYAKSELSKYQNHNLSGTTAQGLIAAAAAAATHHQTLGNNLISCCGGGVSRDHLYHHHPQYFPSRDQHTSVIRAFDVNNNYDTSAGVLAMNISGGGIGQHPQFQTPRGAGNDDLPTTIDPS from the coding sequence ATGGCGTCATCTTCAAATTCACCATGTGCAGCCTGCAAATTCTTGAGGAGAAAATGCCAACCAGAATGTGTTTTTGCACCTTATTTTCCACCAGATCAGCCTCAAAAATTCGCAAATGTTCACAAAGTGTTTGGAGCCAGCAATGTTACAAAGCTATTGAATGAACTCCACCCTCACCAACGCGAAGACGCCGTGAACTCGCTTGCTTACGAGGCGGATATGCGTCTTCGGGATCCGGTTTACGGTTGCGTTGGTGTTATCTCACTCCTCCAACACCAACTCCGGCAGCTTCAGATGGATCTTACGTACGCAAAATCCGAACTTTCCAAGTACCAAAACCATAACTTGAGTGGCACTACCGCTCAAGGACTTATTGCTGCGGCAGCTGCTGCAGCAACCCACCACCAAACCCTAGGAAACAACTTGATTTCCTGTTGTGGTGGTGGGGTCTCTCGAGACCATCTGTACCACCACCACCCACAGTATTTCCCCTCTAGGGATCAACATACATCCGTCATCCGGGCGTTTGATGTGAACAACAATTACGACACCTCCGCCGGTGTTCTTGCTATGAATATATCCGGCGGTGGTATCGGCCAACACCCGCAATTCCAGACTCCACGTGGCGCTGGAAACGATGATCTTCCAACGACAATTGATccttcttaa